The Saccharomonospora cyanea NA-134 genome includes a region encoding these proteins:
- a CDS encoding SAV_915 family protein yields MTAEAHEHTASNRSEEPFVYLPCATHVDDVADAIVEFRRLTDDRLALMAYTSLRQLTSCCGEQQPWLALPPSALEYLRQVQPFDLVLFDVVIPQEHRTIPPSSRPKHSGT; encoded by the coding sequence ATGACGGCAGAAGCCCACGAGCACACCGCTTCGAACCGATCCGAGGAACCGTTCGTCTACCTGCCCTGCGCAACCCACGTCGACGACGTGGCTGACGCGATCGTCGAATTCCGACGTCTGACAGACGACCGCCTGGCGCTGATGGCTTACACGTCACTCCGTCAGCTGACGTCCTGCTGTGGTGAGCAGCAACCGTGGTTGGCGCTACCACCGTCAGCGCTCGAGTATCTCCGTCAGGTGCAACCGTTCGACCTGGTTCTGTTCGACGTCGTCATTCCGCAGGAGCACCGGACGATTCCGCCGAGCTCGCGACCGAAGCACTCGGGCACATGA
- the eccB gene encoding type VII secretion protein EccB — MASKRDLLQAHQFLAQRVISALVTRDPDPEQPPFRRPGGAAVGSVVLGVLALVAVWVYGLLNPGGNTAWRDRPAVIVAEESGAQYVYLDGVLHPVENHTSALLALGQHAETLSVSSASLAGVPRGPRIGIADAPDALPEPDLLLTGGWSLCSRSRPDGSGSTVDESVLLAGTPAPGGRPLADAAVLAEVPGGGEQYLIAGGYRHPIHRPDTVAVGLALQSEPKTRATRALVDVLPLGQPIAPVALEDVGEPSSAVPTRSDVRVGQLLVVRTSGGREHYLAEATRLRAISPMQYDIQRADPATRKAYEDGEPFGIALSPAAAAEARRTPVERPGPGAAPTKRPRITGGGGLCVTYEPGATVPTLRVDPRLTDVATVATTRNTEHGMPLADHVHVEPGRAVLVEAMPAAGAYAGTLMVVTDQGRAHPLPSREVLDLLGYGDVEPVRLPAGIVARVPLGSSLDPAQALRP, encoded by the coding sequence GTGGCGTCCAAACGTGATCTGCTCCAGGCACACCAGTTCCTTGCCCAGCGCGTCATCTCCGCGCTGGTGACGCGCGATCCCGACCCGGAACAGCCACCGTTCCGCCGTCCCGGCGGTGCGGCCGTGGGCAGCGTCGTCCTCGGCGTGCTCGCCCTCGTCGCCGTGTGGGTGTACGGCCTGCTCAACCCCGGCGGGAACACGGCGTGGCGCGACCGGCCCGCGGTGATCGTGGCCGAGGAGTCCGGCGCACAGTACGTCTACCTGGACGGTGTGCTGCATCCCGTGGAGAACCACACCTCGGCTCTGCTGGCCCTCGGTCAGCATGCCGAGACGCTGTCCGTGTCGAGCGCGTCGCTGGCGGGCGTACCCCGCGGACCCCGTATCGGGATCGCCGACGCGCCGGACGCGTTGCCCGAGCCGGATCTGCTGCTCACCGGCGGGTGGAGCCTGTGTTCACGGTCCCGGCCGGACGGCAGCGGGTCGACTGTGGACGAATCCGTGCTGCTGGCGGGTACACCGGCCCCGGGTGGTCGGCCACTGGCGGACGCCGCCGTGCTCGCCGAGGTTCCGGGCGGCGGGGAGCAGTACCTGATCGCGGGCGGCTACCGGCATCCCATCCACCGGCCCGACACGGTGGCGGTGGGGCTGGCGTTGCAGTCCGAGCCGAAGACCAGGGCCACCAGAGCGCTGGTGGACGTCCTGCCCCTGGGGCAGCCGATCGCACCGGTAGCCCTGGAGGACGTCGGTGAGCCGTCGTCCGCGGTCCCGACGCGCAGCGACGTCCGCGTGGGGCAGCTGCTCGTCGTGCGGACCTCCGGCGGCCGCGAGCACTACCTCGCCGAAGCCACGCGCCTGCGAGCCATCTCCCCGATGCAGTACGACATCCAGCGCGCGGACCCGGCGACGAGGAAGGCGTACGAGGACGGCGAGCCGTTCGGCATCGCTCTGAGCCCCGCCGCGGCCGCCGAAGCCCGCCGGACGCCGGTCGAGCGGCCCGGACCGGGGGCGGCGCCCACGAAGCGGCCACGGATCACGGGAGGCGGTGGTCTCTGCGTGACCTACGAGCCCGGTGCCACCGTGCCGACCTTGCGGGTCGATCCCCGTCTCACCGACGTCGCGACGGTGGCCACCACCCGCAACACCGAACACGGGATGCCGCTGGCCGATCACGTCCACGTCGAGCCGGGCCGGGCCGTGCTGGTCGAGGCCATGCCCGCGGCCGGCGCATACGCGGGAACGCTGATGGTGGTCACCGATCAGGGCCGGGCGCACCCGCTGCCGAGCCGGGAGGTGTTGGACCTGCTCGGCTACGGCGACGTCGAACCCGTCCGGCTGCCCGCGGGCATCGTGGCCCGGGTACCGCTGGGCAGCAGTCTGGACCCCGCCCAGGCGTTGAGACCCTGA
- a CDS encoding class I SAM-dependent methyltransferase gives MTDRPRWFTDTRPGHSEWYIERFRTMAREGADLEGEARLIDAMVRPGSRILDAGCGPGRVGAALHRRGHTVVGVDVDPALIEAAAHDHPGPRWVVGDLASVDLASLGEEPFDLAVVPGNVMVFLAPGSERTVLRRLSACVRPGGRIVVGYRREDTYPYARFDEDVATVGLRLEHRFSTWELDPFTDESDFAVSVLRVS, from the coding sequence ATGACGGATCGACCTCGATGGTTCACCGACACCAGGCCAGGCCACTCCGAGTGGTACATCGAACGCTTCCGGACCATGGCCCGTGAGGGCGCCGACCTGGAAGGCGAAGCGCGCCTGATCGACGCGATGGTCCGGCCGGGCTCACGGATCCTGGACGCCGGCTGCGGTCCCGGCCGGGTCGGTGCGGCTCTCCACCGACGCGGGCACACCGTGGTCGGCGTCGACGTCGATCCGGCCCTGATCGAGGCCGCCGCCCACGATCATCCGGGGCCGCGCTGGGTGGTCGGTGACCTGGCGAGCGTCGACCTGGCCTCGCTCGGGGAGGAACCGTTCGACCTCGCCGTGGTGCCCGGCAACGTGATGGTCTTCCTCGCCCCGGGGTCCGAACGCACGGTGCTGCGGCGACTGAGCGCATGCGTGCGGCCGGGCGGCCGGATCGTGGTCGGCTACCGGCGCGAGGACACCTACCCCTACGCACGGTTCGACGAGGACGTCGCCACGGTCGGGCTGCGGCTCGAACACCGGTTCTCCACCTGGGAACTCGATCCGTTCACCGACGAGTCCGACTTCGCGGTGAGCGTGTTGCGAGTGAGCTGA
- a CDS encoding serine/threonine protein kinase: MGPFDSDDLVLLGTGPVAAVHAGGTAGVRGGFALKVYPGPLDPRARSDLEAEVGLLAGLGPQAPVLAVDDVAELSDGRCALRMELCARSLSELVGTSGPFPVADALALGSVVATALAAAHSAGLVHGGVSPGNVLFRSSGEPVLADFGVTLRREFPSETGAVAYQAPETLRLDVRDERADLYGLGAVLHFALSGTPPHPGRPGESVDERLLRVLSSDVPPLDRTDLPPGLVRLLASLLARNPDARPPDAATVAAMIDALRGPVPAEPEFDDFGGAPAGTSVPGPSDTVTVSPSRQRPPAKAAPRGRNRRANRTANRTRTPHAAVAVGGVVVLATLAVALLVLQPDRLPGHEKAEPAPVPVAVFTPTRSAPGTAPARIELDDPVDRGDYVELSWRSSEPLDFAVEIAALGKRSDAIVVGEVSGYRLRVDPSRPYCFRIQGASDAGVVESEAKPIRNATCHG, translated from the coding sequence ATGGGACCTTTCGACTCCGACGACCTGGTGTTGCTCGGCACCGGGCCCGTGGCCGCCGTGCACGCCGGCGGCACCGCGGGTGTGCGAGGCGGGTTCGCGCTGAAGGTCTATCCGGGACCGCTCGACCCACGCGCCCGCAGCGATCTCGAAGCCGAGGTGGGCCTCCTGGCGGGCCTGGGTCCGCAGGCACCCGTGCTGGCGGTGGACGACGTTGCCGAACTGTCCGACGGCCGCTGTGCGCTGCGTATGGAACTCTGCGCGCGGTCGCTGTCGGAACTCGTCGGCACGTCGGGGCCCTTCCCGGTTGCCGACGCGCTCGCGCTTGGCAGCGTCGTGGCGACCGCTCTGGCCGCCGCTCACTCGGCCGGGCTCGTGCACGGCGGTGTCTCCCCCGGCAACGTGCTGTTCCGGTCGTCGGGTGAACCGGTGCTCGCCGACTTCGGCGTGACGTTGCGGCGTGAGTTCCCCTCCGAGACCGGCGCCGTCGCCTATCAGGCTCCGGAGACACTGCGCCTGGACGTGCGGGACGAGCGGGCGGATCTCTACGGGCTCGGAGCCGTGCTGCACTTCGCGCTGTCGGGCACGCCGCCCCACCCGGGCAGGCCGGGCGAGTCGGTGGACGAGCGGCTGCTGCGCGTGCTCAGTAGCGACGTACCTCCCCTGGACCGAACCGACCTGCCACCCGGGTTGGTGCGGTTGCTCGCCTCCCTCCTGGCGCGGAACCCGGACGCGCGGCCGCCGGACGCGGCGACGGTGGCGGCCATGATCGACGCCCTGCGCGGGCCGGTGCCCGCCGAACCCGAGTTCGACGACTTCGGCGGCGCCCCGGCCGGCACGTCCGTTCCGGGCCCGTCCGACACCGTGACCGTCTCCCCCTCCCGGCAGCGACCGCCTGCGAAGGCGGCACCGAGGGGACGAAACCGGCGCGCGAACCGAACGGCGAACCGGACGAGAACGCCACACGCGGCCGTCGCCGTGGGAGGCGTCGTCGTGCTCGCGACCCTGGCCGTCGCGCTGCTCGTGCTACAGCCGGACCGGCTTCCGGGGCACGAGAAAGCCGAACCCGCCCCGGTGCCCGTGGCGGTCTTCACCCCCACGCGGTCGGCGCCCGGCACCGCACCGGCACGGATCGAACTCGACGATCCGGTGGATCGGGGTGACTACGTCGAGCTGTCGTGGCGGAGCAGCGAACCGCTCGACTTCGCGGTGGAGATCGCTGCCCTGGGCAAGCGCAGTGACGCGATCGTCGTGGGAGAGGTCAGCGGGTACCGGCTGCGCGTCGACCCGTCCCGGCCGTACTGCTTCCGGATCCAGGGTGCCTCCGACGCCGGGGTGGTGGAGAGCGAAGCCAAACCGATCCGGAACGCCACCTGCCACGGCTGA
- a CDS encoding type VII secretion protein EccC: protein MATVVVRRPARRPAPEPPSGELVLESPPEIPQPSGRQWTQLLMVLPMLAMMAAMMLMFSGDFGQGSGVLRLVIFALFGVGMLGMLVLALLNSAGPGKREMGLERRGYLRHLSRNRLRLVRAVHKQRDVMVYLHPEPAALLSLVMSYRLWERRAVDADFGVARIGTGPQSPAMTLVPPEAKPLEQLDPLSALALRRFLTTYTAVPGLPLAMAVNGFSRVYVRGDRSRSMALVRAVLVQLAALQSPDDVRIAVCLGGDAHRDWEWLKWLPHALHPDRQDLVGPLRLMAGSIVSIEAMIDDVLGERRRFDPAVDTRDALPHVVVVLDGGSTAGSDTLMADGGLEGVTIVDLRSAPPRALDPSAIVLHVGQDGALASETIEGIVELGQADAVDVPTAEGIARQLAPLRARAGGKADQPMNADLDLADLLGIGDPRTFDVAGTWVRRPTKDRLRIRFGIRSDGTPVELDLKESAQDGMGPHGLLIGATGSGKSELLRTIVLALAVTHPPSSLNFALVDFKGGATFATLDTLPHTSAVITNLADELHLVDRMTDAINGELLRRQELLRAAGNFASLREYERARATGAPLPEVPTLLVICDEFSELLSAKPDFIDMFVQIGRVGRSLGVHLLLASQRLEEGRLRGLETHLSYRIGLRTFSEMESRTVLGVGDAFTLPRAPGHGFLRTDSGMVRFRSAYVSGARAVQERGATDDGDDVAVTLLDYSTRYLPPSADAEAETEQPPDEDVVGESLLDIIVGRLRGRGKPAHQVWLPPLASSPTLDALLPNLTRGDDRGFGSTHERLAGALRAVIGIIDRPLEQRRDPLVLDLSGSAGHVLLIGGPQSGKSTALRSFIASLALTHTAREVQFYCLDFGGGTLGSVRGLPHVGGVAGRQNVGAVRRTIAEVRTLLTQRERYFATHEIDGMHAYRRLRREKLVDDPWGDVFLVIDGWATLRNEFENLESVVADIAARGLSYGVHVVVSAARLFDLRMNIRDLFGSRLELRIGDPVDSMVDRASASKVPASAPGRGITTSRHQMLIALPRIDGVDDPTELADGVRGLVETVSSAWQGPPAPSVRLLPTTLPYDELSGAHDAAAHRLAVGIAEHDFGPVRLDFGADAHLVLLGDTEAGKTTFLRTLTRAITDSYGPRRARLLVIDHRRSLLGDVESEHLIGYGTDRGSTSRLMRQVADEMAVRLPGPDVTPEQLRDRSWWQGPELFILVDDYDLVVSQMENPFLPLLDYLPHGRDIGMHVVLARRTGGASRALFEPFLSRLRDIGTPGLLMSGDKEEGPLLGGMKPQLLPQGRAWLVSRRHTARLVQLAWLPKSDPSEPRHDDV from the coding sequence ATGGCCACCGTCGTGGTGCGCAGGCCGGCGCGCCGGCCGGCTCCGGAGCCACCCTCCGGGGAACTCGTCCTGGAATCACCGCCCGAGATCCCCCAGCCGTCCGGCAGGCAGTGGACGCAGCTGCTCATGGTGCTCCCCATGCTCGCCATGATGGCCGCGATGATGCTGATGTTCTCCGGCGACTTCGGGCAGGGTTCCGGGGTGCTCCGGCTGGTGATCTTCGCTCTGTTCGGGGTCGGGATGCTGGGCATGCTCGTGCTCGCGCTACTCAACTCCGCGGGCCCCGGCAAACGCGAGATGGGCCTGGAGCGCCGAGGTTATCTCCGGCATCTGAGCCGGAACCGGTTGCGGCTGGTCCGCGCCGTCCACAAGCAGCGCGACGTCATGGTTTACCTCCACCCGGAACCCGCGGCGTTGCTGTCTTTGGTCATGAGCTACCGGCTGTGGGAGCGCCGAGCCGTCGACGCCGACTTCGGAGTCGCCCGCATCGGTACGGGACCGCAGAGCCCGGCGATGACACTCGTGCCGCCGGAGGCCAAACCGCTGGAGCAACTGGACCCGCTGTCGGCACTGGCGCTCCGGCGGTTCCTCACCACCTACACGGCCGTCCCGGGACTGCCGCTGGCCATGGCCGTCAACGGGTTCAGCCGTGTCTACGTGCGCGGTGACCGCAGCCGGTCGATGGCACTGGTGCGGGCGGTGCTCGTGCAGCTCGCGGCGTTGCAGTCGCCGGACGACGTGCGGATCGCGGTGTGTCTGGGAGGGGACGCGCACAGGGACTGGGAGTGGCTCAAGTGGCTGCCGCACGCCCTGCACCCGGACCGCCAGGATCTCGTCGGACCGCTGCGGCTGATGGCGGGTTCGATCGTCTCGATCGAAGCGATGATCGACGACGTGCTGGGGGAACGGCGCAGGTTCGATCCCGCGGTCGACACCCGGGACGCCCTGCCTCACGTCGTCGTGGTCCTCGACGGTGGTTCGACGGCGGGCTCGGACACGCTCATGGCCGACGGCGGGCTCGAAGGGGTCACGATCGTCGACCTCCGCTCCGCCCCACCTCGTGCGCTCGATCCCTCCGCCATCGTGCTGCACGTCGGGCAGGACGGGGCGCTGGCCAGCGAGACGATCGAGGGGATCGTCGAACTCGGGCAGGCCGACGCCGTGGACGTGCCGACCGCGGAAGGGATCGCCCGGCAGCTGGCTCCGCTGAGGGCGAGGGCGGGTGGGAAGGCCGACCAGCCGATGAACGCCGACCTCGACCTCGCCGACCTGCTCGGAATCGGTGATCCCCGCACGTTCGACGTGGCCGGCACCTGGGTCCGGCGACCGACCAAGGACAGGCTTCGCATCCGTTTCGGTATCCGTTCCGACGGCACGCCGGTGGAGCTGGACCTGAAGGAGTCGGCCCAGGACGGTATGGGGCCCCACGGACTGCTCATCGGAGCCACCGGCTCCGGCAAGAGTGAACTCCTGCGGACGATCGTGCTGGCGTTGGCGGTGACCCACCCGCCGAGTTCGCTGAACTTCGCACTCGTCGACTTCAAGGGCGGCGCGACCTTCGCGACCCTCGACACGCTGCCGCACACCAGCGCGGTCATCACCAACCTCGCAGACGAGCTGCATCTCGTGGACCGGATGACCGACGCGATCAACGGCGAGCTGCTCCGCAGGCAGGAACTGCTGCGCGCCGCGGGCAACTTCGCCTCGCTGCGCGAGTACGAACGGGCCCGCGCCACGGGTGCTCCACTGCCGGAGGTCCCGACGCTGCTCGTGATCTGTGACGAGTTCAGTGAACTGCTGTCCGCCAAGCCCGACTTCATCGACATGTTCGTGCAGATCGGCCGGGTCGGGCGGTCCCTCGGCGTGCACCTTCTGCTGGCGAGTCAGCGGCTCGAGGAAGGACGACTCCGGGGCCTGGAGACCCACCTGTCGTACCGGATCGGTCTGCGCACGTTCTCCGAGATGGAAAGCCGCACGGTGCTGGGAGTCGGGGACGCGTTCACGCTCCCGCGCGCGCCCGGACACGGGTTCCTGAGGACCGACAGCGGGATGGTCCGCTTCCGTTCCGCCTACGTGTCCGGAGCGCGGGCCGTGCAGGAACGGGGCGCGACCGACGACGGTGACGACGTCGCCGTGACGCTGCTGGACTACTCGACGCGGTACCTCCCACCCTCAGCCGACGCTGAGGCCGAGACGGAGCAGCCGCCCGACGAGGACGTGGTCGGGGAGAGCCTGCTGGACATCATCGTGGGACGGTTGCGAGGTCGTGGTAAACCCGCCCACCAGGTCTGGTTGCCTCCGTTGGCCTCCTCTCCCACGCTGGACGCGCTGCTGCCGAACCTGACCCGAGGTGACGACCGAGGGTTCGGCTCCACGCACGAACGGCTGGCGGGCGCCCTGCGTGCGGTGATCGGGATCATCGACCGGCCGTTGGAGCAGCGCCGCGATCCGCTGGTGCTGGACCTGTCCGGATCGGCGGGGCACGTGCTGCTGATCGGGGGGCCGCAGTCCGGCAAGAGCACCGCACTGCGGTCGTTCATCGCCAGCCTCGCCCTCACCCACACCGCTCGTGAGGTGCAGTTCTACTGCCTGGACTTCGGCGGTGGAACGCTGGGCTCGGTCCGGGGACTGCCCCACGTCGGCGGCGTCGCGGGCAGGCAGAACGTCGGAGCGGTGCGGCGCACGATCGCAGAGGTACGAACCCTGCTCACGCAACGGGAGCGGTACTTCGCCACGCACGAGATCGACGGCATGCACGCCTACCGGAGGCTGCGACGTGAGAAGCTCGTCGACGACCCATGGGGCGACGTGTTCCTCGTCATCGACGGCTGGGCCACCCTGCGCAACGAGTTCGAGAACCTGGAGTCGGTGGTGGCCGACATCGCCGCGCGCGGCCTGTCGTACGGCGTCCACGTGGTCGTCTCGGCCGCCCGGCTGTTCGACCTGCGCATGAACATCCGCGACCTGTTCGGCAGCAGGCTGGAGCTGCGTATCGGCGACCCGGTCGACAGCATGGTCGACCGGGCTTCGGCATCCAAGGTCCCGGCGTCCGCGCCGGGGCGGGGAATCACGACGAGCAGGCACCAGATGCTGATCGCGCTGCCACGTATCGACGGCGTCGACGACCCCACGGAGCTCGCCGACGGCGTGCGGGGGCTCGTGGAGACCGTGTCCTCGGCATGGCAGGGTCCGCCCGCGCCCTCGGTGCGGTTGTTGCCCACCACGTTGCCGTACGACGAGCTGTCCGGGGCGCACGACGCCGCCGCCCACCGGCTCGCGGTCGGTATCGCCGAGCACGACTTCGGCCCGGTTCGCCTCGACTTCGGCGCCGACGCCCACCTCGTACTGCTCGGTGACACCGAAGCGGGCAAGACGACGTTTTTGAGGACGCTCACGCGTGCCATCACCGACAGCTACGGACCTCGGCGTGCGCGGTTGCTCGTCATCGATCACCGGCGCAGCCTGCTCGGTGACGTCGAGTCCGAGCATCTGATCGGGTACGGCACCGACCGGGGCTCGACGTCGCGGCTGATGCGACAGGTGGCCGACGAGATGGCCGTGCGGCTGCCCGGGCCGGATGTCACGCCGGAACAGCTTCGTGACCGCAGCTGGTGGCAGGGGCCGGAGCTGTTCATTCTGGTCGACGACTACGACCTCGTGGTGAGTCAGATGGAGAACCCGTTCCTGCCGTTGTTGGACTACCTGCCCCATGGCCGTGACATCGGCATGCACGTCGTGCTCGCCCGCCGCACCGGAGGCGCGAGCCGGGCACTGTTCGAACCGTTCCTCTCGCGGCTGCGGGACATCGGAACCCCGGGGCTGCTCATGTCCGGCGACAAGGAGGAGGGGCCGTTGCTGGGCGGGATGAAACCGCAGCTCCTTCCCCAGGGCAGGGCGTGGCTGGTCAGTCGCCGGCACACCGCGCGGCTCGTGCAGCTGGCCTGGCTGCCCAAGTCCGACCCTTCCGAGCCCCGCCACGACGACGTGTGA
- a CDS encoding YbaB/EbfC family nucleoid-associated protein, whose amino-acid sequence MTRPVVDFTARRRASYEKLRDDLREIRARIDDIEATADSPDGLVSVTVVGRGELGELYLDPRIYRTKDSQALAASIVDTFRDAVEQAREQLFDITREYLPPEATPENTDVHTDPFMHQLDRRIEGEV is encoded by the coding sequence ATGACACGGCCGGTCGTCGACTTCACCGCGCGAAGAAGGGCCAGCTACGAGAAGCTGCGTGACGACCTGAGGGAGATCCGGGCGAGGATCGACGACATCGAGGCGACCGCCGACTCGCCGGACGGGCTCGTCAGCGTCACCGTGGTGGGACGCGGCGAGCTCGGTGAGCTATACCTCGATCCGCGCATCTACCGCACGAAGGACTCGCAGGCACTCGCCGCATCCATTGTGGACACCTTTCGCGATGCCGTCGAGCAGGCGCGGGAACAGCTCTTCGACATCACCCGCGAGTACCTGCCGCCTGAGGCGACGCCGGAGAACACCGACGTGCACACGGATCCCTTCATGCACCAGCTCGACAGGCGGATCGAGGGAGAAGTGTGA
- the mycP gene encoding type VII secretion-associated serine protease mycosin, translated as MTNDHTRRACGSRGRAVAVAFAAVVFTTTAANTTVAGAAPPRGACDSPAPASPTVTEVPWAQRTLDVQAVHRHGTGAGVVVAVVDSGVDADHPQLRQPGKVLRGQDFFLVGDLPGSFDCVSHGTAVAGIIAAEPVEGVGFTGLAPDATVLPVRVSDSDTSDGAKQAIDPKVLARGIRYATDHGADVINLSVAGGLDDESVRAAVRHAVVNDVVVVAAVGNAQQGTTAGPATFPAGYDGVLGVGAVDMSGTRLPSSQIGPQVDLVAPGGDVLSTARVGGHQYREGTSFAAPFVSATAALVRSAHPELSAEEIAERILATASPAPGGQNSPAYGAGLVNPYRALTEGLSDSAPAALPPAQRAAPDPAAVSLSAWWEGSIEHARTLLVLVAVGVLAGAALAVVRVRGRRNRWQPRRTVLPPARPVGDDLPEEMFLVPRPPVEH; from the coding sequence ATGACGAACGACCACACACGTAGGGCGTGCGGGTCCCGGGGGAGAGCAGTGGCCGTCGCATTCGCGGCGGTGGTGTTCACGACCACCGCCGCGAACACCACCGTCGCGGGCGCCGCGCCACCGCGCGGCGCGTGCGACAGCCCCGCCCCGGCGAGTCCCACCGTCACGGAGGTGCCCTGGGCGCAGCGGACGCTCGACGTTCAGGCGGTGCACCGGCACGGAACCGGAGCCGGAGTGGTGGTCGCCGTGGTGGACTCCGGCGTGGACGCGGACCACCCGCAGCTGCGGCAGCCCGGCAAGGTGCTGCGCGGCCAGGACTTCTTCCTGGTCGGCGACCTGCCGGGCAGCTTCGACTGCGTGTCGCACGGCACCGCGGTCGCCGGCATCATCGCCGCCGAGCCCGTCGAGGGGGTCGGGTTCACGGGTCTCGCGCCGGACGCCACGGTGCTGCCGGTGCGGGTCAGTGACAGCGACACCAGTGACGGCGCGAAGCAGGCCATCGACCCGAAGGTGCTGGCCCGTGGCATCCGGTACGCGACCGACCACGGTGCCGACGTCATCAACCTCTCCGTAGCCGGTGGACTGGACGACGAGTCCGTGCGTGCCGCGGTCCGGCACGCGGTGGTCAACGACGTCGTCGTGGTGGCCGCCGTCGGGAACGCCCAGCAGGGCACCACCGCGGGACCGGCCACCTTCCCCGCGGGCTACGACGGGGTGCTCGGGGTCGGGGCGGTCGACATGTCCGGAACCCGGCTGCCGAGCTCACAGATCGGTCCGCAGGTGGACCTGGTGGCTCCTGGTGGAGATGTCCTCAGCACCGCCCGCGTGGGTGGACACCAGTACCGGGAAGGCACCAGTTTCGCCGCCCCGTTCGTGTCCGCGACGGCGGCGCTGGTGCGCTCGGCCCATCCCGAACTCTCGGCGGAGGAGATCGCGGAGCGCATTCTCGCGACCGCGAGCCCGGCACCGGGTGGGCAGAACAGCCCCGCCTACGGCGCCGGGCTGGTCAACCCCTACCGAGCGCTCACCGAAGGGCTCTCCGACTCCGCTCCCGCCGCGCTGCCTCCCGCACAGCGGGCCGCACCGGACCCGGCGGCAGTGAGCCTCTCCGCGTGGTGGGAGGGCAGCATCGAACACGCCCGCACCCTGCTCGTTCTCGTCGCGGTGGGCGTGCTCGCGGGTGCGGCGCTGGCGGTGGTGCGGGTGCGGGGACGCCGCAACCGCTGGCAACCCCGGCGCACCGTCCTGCCTCCGGCCCGGCCGGTGGGCGACGATCTGCCGGAGGAGATGTTCCTCGTGCCCCGCCCACCGGTCGAGCACTGA
- a CDS encoding WXG100 family type VII secretion target, with protein MDANTDTLARVVQMAAVVVQEIEGHRSRLEGEVNSVIPAQWNMDQSRALLVAHRKWDEAIRNLCQKLEKLGEDTRLSMNDYLTVDQEGASCLNGVGDGGDFGGGGDSGRDGGDGGDDGDDDSDDGGDDRSSSDTYAFAGLLRAL; from the coding sequence ATGGACGCCAACACAGACACACTGGCGCGAGTGGTCCAGATGGCTGCGGTGGTGGTGCAGGAGATCGAAGGGCACCGCAGCAGGCTGGAGGGCGAAGTGAACTCCGTGATCCCCGCTCAGTGGAACATGGATCAGTCACGGGCCCTGCTCGTCGCGCACAGGAAGTGGGACGAGGCCATCCGGAACCTGTGCCAGAAACTCGAGAAGCTCGGCGAGGACACGCGACTGTCCATGAACGACTACCTCACGGTCGATCAGGAGGGCGCCTCGTGCCTGAACGGTGTCGGTGACGGTGGCGACTTCGGCGGTGGCGGCGATTCCGGTCGCGACGGCGGGGACGGCGGGGACGACGGGGACGACGACTCCGACGACGGTGGAGACGACAGGTCGTCCTCCGACACCTATGCCTTCGCGGGGCTGCTTCGCGCCCTGTGA
- the eccD gene encoding type VII secretion integral membrane protein EccD, whose amino-acid sequence MGGVGTLRDAARGGAVLALPFGFSGGGLLLGTGPQPAGFGAPHLLAACGALLVASALAYLGVVERAEIFLAGITAGVVGTLASWLATLEALDGADGAAVATVAVLLFSPLFGPLATRLGRVPMPVLPRTTADLVRDDPQPPRHAVYAAVLRADQLLTGMIVGAATAVVLCQVVLAGQPSTSVTVLLAVLAAGFCLRARLYPALRHRAPLLLAGVSGAGALAAGPLMSGAGGLLVITAPCLVVAGGVAVLAGLAYSRRQAGPFFGRFAELAEVVVVLACVPVLCAVLGLYGHLRGLGG is encoded by the coding sequence ATGGGTGGCGTTGGGACTCTGCGCGACGCTGCTCGCGGGGGCGCGGTGCTGGCGCTGCCGTTCGGCTTCAGCGGCGGCGGCCTGCTCCTCGGTACCGGACCACAGCCCGCCGGATTCGGCGCACCGCACCTGCTTGCCGCGTGCGGCGCGCTGCTCGTCGCCTCGGCCCTCGCGTATCTCGGCGTGGTGGAACGGGCCGAGATCTTCCTCGCCGGCATCACCGCGGGCGTGGTCGGCACACTCGCGTCGTGGCTGGCGACCCTGGAGGCGCTCGACGGTGCCGACGGTGCCGCTGTGGCAACCGTGGCGGTGTTGTTGTTCTCGCCGTTGTTCGGTCCACTGGCGACTCGGCTGGGCAGGGTGCCGATGCCGGTGCTGCCCCGCACCACCGCCGACCTGGTGCGGGACGACCCTCAGCCACCCCGGCACGCCGTCTACGCGGCCGTGCTGCGGGCCGACCAGCTGTTGACCGGCATGATCGTCGGTGCGGCGACCGCCGTCGTGCTGTGCCAGGTCGTCCTCGCGGGACAGCCGAGCACGTCGGTCACCGTGCTGCTGGCCGTGCTGGCGGCCGGGTTCTGCCTCCGCGCCCGCCTGTACCCGGCGCTGCGGCACCGAGCACCGCTGCTGCTCGCGGGAGTGTCCGGGGCGGGCGCGCTCGCCGCGGGCCCCCTGATGTCCGGTGCGGGCGGCCTGCTCGTCATCACGGCGCCCTGCCTGGTCGTGGCCGGTGGGGTGGCGGTTCTGGCCGGCCTCGCCTACAGCAGGAGGCAGGCCGGCCCGTTCTTCGGCCGCTTCGCCGAACTGGCCGAGGTGGTGGTCGTGCTGGCCTGTGTGCCGGTGCTGTGCGCCGTACTGGGCCTGTACGGGCACCTGCGCGGGTTGGGCGGGTGA